A single Pogoniulus pusillus isolate bPogPus1 chromosome 27, bPogPus1.pri, whole genome shotgun sequence DNA region contains:
- the MDH2 gene encoding malate dehydrogenase, mitochondrial isoform X4, with translation MLSRAAPAALRRGLATGTQNNAKVAVLGASGGIGQPLSLLLKNSPLVSKLSLYDIAHTPGVAADLSHIETRATVKGFMGAEQLPECLKGCDVVVIPAGVPRKPGMTRDDLFNTNASIVATLTTACAKHCPEAMICIISNPVNSTIPITSEVFKKQGVYNPKKIFGVTTLDIVRANTFVAELKGLDPARVTVPVIGGHAGKTIIPLISQCTPKVDFPQDQLVKLTGRIQEAGTEVVQAKAGAGSATLSMAYAGARFVFSLLEAMNGKQGVVECSFVKSEETESPYFSTPLLLGKNGIEKNLGIGKITPFEEKMVAEAMAELKASIKKGEDFAKNFK, from the exons AACAATGCcaaggtggcagtgctgggagcctCGGGGGGCATTGGGCAgcctctgtccctgctgctgaagAACAGTCCCCTGGTCAGCAAGCTCAGCCTCTACGACATCGCCCACACGCCCGGGGTGGCCGCGGACCTCAGCCACATCGAGACCAGGGCCACTGTCAAAG GTTTCatgggagctgagcagctgcctgagTGCCTAAAGGGTTGTGATGTTGTTGTTATTCCTGCTGGAGTGCCCAGAAAACCAG gcatGACTCGTGATGACCTCTTCAACACCAATGCCAGCATTGTTGCCACCTTGACCACTGCCTGTGCAAAGCACTGTCCAGAGGCCATGATCTGCATCATCTCCAACCCG GTGAACTCAAccatcccaatcacctcagaggtcttcaagaagcaGGGAGTCTACAACCCCAAAAAGATCTTCGGGGTCACCACACTAGACATTGTCAGAGCAAACACCTTCGTGGCTGAGCTCAAG GGCTTGGATCCAGCTCGAGTCACTGTTCCAGTGATTGGTGGCCATGCTGGGAAGACCATCATCCCTCTGATCTCCCAG TGCACACCAAAAGTGGACTTCCCTCAGGATCAACTGGTGAAGCTCACAGGGAGGATTCAAGAAGCTGGCACTGAAGTTGTCCAGGCTAAAGCAGGAGCAG gctctgccaccctgtcCATGGCCTACGCCGGTGCTCGCtttgtcttctccctgctgGAAGCCATGAACGGGAagcagggagttgtggagtgcTCCTTTGTGAAGTCAGAGGAGACAGAGAGCCCTTACTTCTccactcctctgctgctgggg AAAAATGGGATTGAGAAGAACCTGGGCATTGGCAAGATCACTCCCTTTGAAGAGAAGATGGTTGCTGAGGCCATGGCTGAGCTGAAGGCTTCCATCAAGAAAGGAGAGGATTTTGCCAAGAACTTCAAGTGA